One segment of Castanea sativa cultivar Marrone di Chiusa Pesio chromosome 3, ASM4071231v1 DNA contains the following:
- the LOC142626736 gene encoding uncharacterized protein LOC142626736: MGKLLCDSSTVAETFQNSSSPWKDQKSTPPSPPPTSAAALDAIQAVDLVDQWDSVHGLEEQQRRHLQRLHAKGVLWKHPQEDDGSSAASVVFRLSHGGEVSSDGNCLFTASQKAMGLAEAEDARGEDARELRRRTVRRFMEDFGSAKAEEKESIEEAIKHMYAPDLKSGWGIHVVQEVKLLANKQDRLSLDSAIEELVQLGMQREMAAESIYKERCVPVNDGPSWAKYMSISGSSDDEYDIITLQYTEEGLLTVDENREGHAAAFGDDIAIECLATEFKREIYVVQAHGADAMVDEENCVFFLPHRPRSQICEPPFFLFMKGTGWCGAGADHYEPLIAHPSSYVSQEKVAMVL; the protein is encoded by the exons ATGGGGAAATTGCTCTGTGATTCTTCGACCGTTGCAGAGACATTTCAAAATTCATCGTCACCATGGAAGGACCAAAAGTCAACGCCGCCATCACCGCCGCCTACTAGTGCTGCTGCTCTTGATGCAATCCAGGCCGTAGATCTCGTCGACCAATGGGATTCGGTCCACGGCCTGGAGGAGCAGCAGCGGCGCCACTTGCAGAGGCTGCACGCGAAGGGCGTCCTGTGGAAGCACCCGCAGGAGGACGACGGCTCCTCCGCCGCGTCGGTGGTCTTCCGGCTGTCGCACGGAGGAGAGGTTTCGTCCGACGGGAACTGCCTGTTCACGGCGTCGCAGAAGGCGATGGGCTTGGCGGAGGCGGAGGACGCGCGTGGGGAGGACGCGCGGGAGCTGAGGAGGCGGACGGTGAGGAGGTTCATGGAGGATTTCGGATCGGCGAAGGCGGAGGAGAAGGAGAGCATAGAGGAGGCGATAAAGCACATGTACGCGCCGGATCTGAAAAGCGGGTGGGGGATCCATGTGGTTCAGGAGGTCAAGTTGTTGGCTAACAAACAAGATCGCTTGTCTTTGGATTCCGCCATTGAGGAGCTCGTTCAACTCGGCATGCAAAG AGAAATGGCGGCGGAGTCTATTTACAAAGAGAGATGTGTTCCGGTGAATGATGGTCCGAGTTGGGCGAAATACATGTCAATCTCTGGTTCATCTGATGATGAATATGATATCATCACTTTGCAGTATACTGAGGAGGGTTTATTAACTGTAGATGAGAATAGGGAAGGTCATGCTGCAGCTTTTGGAGATGATATAGCAATAGAGTGTCTTGCAACAGAGTTCAAGAGGGAGATTTATGTG GTGCAAGCACATGGAGCAGATGCAATGGTTGATGaagaaaattgtgttttcttcCTCCCACATCGCCCTAGGAGTCAAATTTGTGAACctccctttttccttttcatgAAAGGAACAG GTTGGTGTGGCGCTGGAGCTGATCACTATGAGCCCCTGATCGCCCATCCTTCTTCATATGTTTCCCAGGAGAAGGTTGCAATGGTACTTTGA
- the LOC142628919 gene encoding heavy metal-associated isoprenylated plant protein 8, which produces MGKGKNKQPVEKEEMKSEEKNEEKNTRNSNKEIVLKVFMHCEGCCQKVSRCLKRLDGVEDVVIDSANRKVVVRGKNADPLKALQTLQKKYSRNVELISPKLKPEDKNKKKEPEKKQEVQVKVVVLKMYMHCEGCANDIKKCIERMKGILNVETNKETSRVIVKGAFDPPKLVEFIKKRLRKHVEIVKQEQGEKAGSQGKGNDNKKGTEGGVNVFYYPPQYSAQHIYPNQIFSDENVYSCSIM; this is translated from the exons ATGGGAAAG GGGAAAAATAAGCAGCCAGTGGAGAAGGAGGAGATGAAAAGCgaggaaaaaaatgaagagaaaaatacaagaaattccAATAAAGAAATTGTGTTGAAAGTGTTCATGCATTGTGAAGGATGCTGTCAAAAAGTTTCTAGATGCTTGAAAAGACTTGATG GAGTGGAAGATGTTGTGATAGATAGTGCAAATCGCAAGGTGGTTGTGAGGGGGAAAAATGCCGATCCACTGAAAGCCCTACAAACACTTCAGAAGAAATACAGTAGAAATGTTGAGCTTATCTCTCCCAAACTTAAACCAGAggataaaaataagaaaaaagaaccaGAAAAGAAGCAAGAG GTTCAAGTGAAGGTTGTAGTGCTCAAAATGTACATGCATTGTGAAGGTTGTGCAAATGATATCAAGAAATGTATAGAGAGAATGAAAG GAATTCTAAATGTGGAAACAAATAAGGAAACGTCAAGAGTGATTGTGAAAGGCGCATTTGATCCACCGAAGCTTGTTGAATTTATCAAGAAGCGACTGAGGAAGCATGTGGAGATTGTGAAGCAAGAACAAGGAGAGAAAGCAGGATCACAAGGCAAGGGCAATGACAATAAAAAGGGCACAGAAGGGGGAGTTAATGTTTTCTATTATCCTCCCCAATACTCAGCTCAACATATTTATCCTAATCaaatttttagtgatgaaaatgTTTATTCATGTTCAATCATGtaa